From Cupriavidus oxalaticus:
TGACTCGGAAAACGACGCCCAGGCGGCCCGCGCGGCGGGCATGGGCGTGCTGCTGGTGCCCTATGGCTACAACCATGGCAATCCTGTACAAGCCGTCGAGGCCGATGGTATAGTCGACACCATTGCCCACGCCGCAGCGCTGTTTGCGGCACACCGGGCAGGTCATCGATAGGGTCGCTCTCAACAAGGTCGATCATCAGGTCGATCGCGACTGAAATCCCTGAACATTCAATGTTTCTCAACCGCAAACGCATCTCTTCTGGCAGTGATCGGCAGGCTTGGCCCTGGCGTCGCTGGCGCGCCTTCCAACAGGCGTAAAGTGCGTTCGCGAGTCTGCTGACGCGCCCTCTACCCGAGGGCGTCGTGACAACCGGCTGAGGGTCCAACCCCGTGCCGGGCATCCCACCCAAACCCGCCAAAAGCCAGCGCAGCGGAAATTCTCTGCTACGTTTAGCTCAAGAACGCGCCGCACGCCCTTCCCCGGCCGTGTGCAGTCTTGTCCGCAACTTGCCTGCACCACGGCCCGCCAAACGGGGCGGGTATCCATTCGCTCCAGCCTGATTGCCGAAATGCGGCGCCGCGCCCAACCTCATCGCGCAGCGACGCCGCACAAGAGGACCGCAAGAGGACCGACATGACCGAACTGGAATTCAAATCGCTGGCCGACCAGGGCTACAACCGCATCCCGCTGATCGCCGAGGCCTTTGCCGACCTGGAAACGCCGCTGTCGCTGTACCTGAAGCTGGCCCAGTCGCAGACGCGCGGGGTCAACACCTTCCTGCTGGAGTCGGTGGTCGGCGGCGAGCGCTTCGGGCGCTATTCCTTCATCGGCCTGCATGCGCGCACGCTGCTGCGCGCCTTCGGCAACCGCACCGAGGTGGTGACCGACGGCAAGGTGGTGGAAACGCACGAAGGCAATCCGCTCGACTTCATCGCCGAGTTTGAAGGCCGCTTCAAGGTCGCGCTGCGCCCGGGCCTGCCCCGCTTCTGCGGCGGCCTGGCCGGCTACTTCGGCTACGACGCGGTGCGCTATATCGAGAAGAAACTCGCCAGCACGCAGAAGCCCGACGACCTGAACCTGCCCGATATCCAGCTGCTGCTGTGCGAAGAGCTGGCCGTGATCGACAACCTGTCGGGCAAGCTCTACCTGATCGTCTACGCCGACCCGACCACGCCCGAAGCCTATCCCCGCGCCCGCCAGCGCCTGCGCGAGCTGCGCATGAAGCTGCGCCAGCCGGTGGACGTGCCGGTAACCAGCCCGTCGGTGCAGACCGAGGTCTACCGCGAATTCGCCAAGGCGGACTACCTGAACGCCGTGCACAAGGCCAAGGAATACATCATGGCCGGCGACATGATGCAGGTGCAGATCGGCCAGCGGCTGATGAAGCCCTACCGCGACTCGCCGCTGTCGCTGTACCGCGCTCTGCGTTCGCTGAACCCGTCGCCGTACATGTATTTCTACAACTTCGGCGACTTCCAGGTGGTGGGCGCGTCGCCGGAAATCCTGGTGCGCCAGGAGGAACGCAAGGTCGGCACCAATGGCGACAACGGCGGCGACACCCGCAGCGAACACATCGTCACCATCCGCCCGCTGGCCGGCACCCGCCCGCGCGGCAATACGCCGGAAAAGGACGCCCAGCTTGCCACCGAGCTGCTCAACGATCCCAAGGAAATCGCCGAGCACGTGATGCTGATCGACCTGGCGCGCAACGATATCGGCCGCATCGCCCAGACCGGCTCGGTCAAGGTCACCGACAAGATGGTGATCGAGAAGTACTCGCACGTGCAGCATATCGTCAGCTCGGTCGAAGGCACGCTGCGCGAAGGCATGAGCAACCTCGACGTGCTGCGCGCGACCTTTCCCGCCGGCACGCTGTCGGGCGCGCCCAAGGTGCATGCGATGGAAATCATCGACGAGCTGGAGCCGCGCAAGCGCGGCATCTACGGCGGCGCGGTGGGCTACCTGTCGTTCGGCGGCGAGATGGACCTGGCCATTGCCATCCGCACCGGCATCATCAAGGACGGCAATCTCTACGTGCAGGCCGCCGCCGGCATCGTTGCCGATTCGGACCCCGAGGCCGAATGGAGGGAAACCGAAGCCAAGGCGCGCGCCGTGATCCGCGCCGCCGAGCAGGTCCAGGATGGCCTGGACTCCGATATCTGAGAGAACAGGAGACAGACGCCATGCTGCTGATGATCGACAA
This genomic window contains:
- the trpE gene encoding anthranilate synthase component I, giving the protein MTELEFKSLADQGYNRIPLIAEAFADLETPLSLYLKLAQSQTRGVNTFLLESVVGGERFGRYSFIGLHARTLLRAFGNRTEVVTDGKVVETHEGNPLDFIAEFEGRFKVALRPGLPRFCGGLAGYFGYDAVRYIEKKLASTQKPDDLNLPDIQLLLCEELAVIDNLSGKLYLIVYADPTTPEAYPRARQRLRELRMKLRQPVDVPVTSPSVQTEVYREFAKADYLNAVHKAKEYIMAGDMMQVQIGQRLMKPYRDSPLSLYRALRSLNPSPYMYFYNFGDFQVVGASPEILVRQEERKVGTNGDNGGDTRSEHIVTIRPLAGTRPRGNTPEKDAQLATELLNDPKEIAEHVMLIDLARNDIGRIAQTGSVKVTDKMVIEKYSHVQHIVSSVEGTLREGMSNLDVLRATFPAGTLSGAPKVHAMEIIDELEPRKRGIYGGAVGYLSFGGEMDLAIAIRTGIIKDGNLYVQAAAGIVADSDPEAEWRETEAKARAVIRAAEQVQDGLDSDI